A window from Microcoleus sp. AS-A8 encodes these proteins:
- a CDS encoding pentapeptide repeat-containing protein — translation MTSESGLSISKPTSVFKKSVKVNFKDFSKALGKGLVDLGFGKWDSLAGDGVEALSALGLAANAEEIAWLLVYRSLLQAMKNLIDEKTELEPEKFDVKALQTGINEALETSSLTVNKKFFEHPDKDSIVGSVKPAFVKWLKQCGLSEADAQAISDRLPIYFAAALHDEWGSHAKDYAVLKEKLDTPFTQANERVQSWLRYATWLQKQVEEPMFLEAFSLKQVYVPLRAYYNRKVEGQKAEEVEERLAGSRQSERVAVDLEKELETWLSKAVRTDAIRLISGGPGSGKSSFAKMFAAKLAAKGTISVLFIPLHHFEPSDDLIDAVGKFVQMDGILPHNPLAAEHRESRLLIIFDGLDELAMQGKIAEKTAQDFVREVQRKVERFNQQETCLQVLIGGRELVVQANETDFRKDGQILHVLPYFVPEDDRKNYVDAKKLLEQDHRQLWWQSYGAVSGSGYTGLPTELDQGNLTEITAQPLLNYLVALSLRRGELQFSEETNLNAVYADLLKAIYERGWAGHQHAALQGIEEKDFVRILEEIALAAWHGNGRTTTVQEIELHCDNSNLKSLLNRFQEGFREDSKASITRLLTAFYFRQSGHDHAGNKTFEFTHKSFGEYLVAKRVVREVRLISKKLEERQYDPDEGWDERDALYRWALLCGPSNIDEYLLDFIFDEMQLENKLNIEQWQKLLCRLIGFILKHGMPMERISGYNFWYINFMARNSEEALLFVLSACACLTKLISKIEYPSPSAFGSWLSRLHSQRVEVDALSLKCLMFLDLQGCILYMKDLFRANLEGTNLKKAELAQAILVGSNLKQVILEKANLVRANLEQANLEKANLEAANFELANLNEANLKRASLKRANIQGVRFWKANLEEADLREANLQYANLSDANLYKADLRLANLKEVDLENANLEDARLEGANLENVDFNGANLKGTILEGKVLISLNEEIEPERS, via the coding sequence ATGACTAGCGAATCTGGACTTTCAATCAGCAAGCCCACTTCTGTTTTTAAGAAATCAGTTAAGGTCAACTTCAAAGATTTCTCTAAAGCACTGGGTAAAGGCTTAGTAGACCTGGGTTTTGGCAAGTGGGATAGTTTGGCAGGGGATGGGGTTGAGGCTCTGTCTGCCCTGGGTTTAGCCGCAAATGCAGAGGAAATTGCCTGGTTGCTGGTTTACCGCTCTTTGCTCCAGGCAATGAAAAACCTGATTGATGAGAAAACTGAACTGGAACCGGAGAAATTTGATGTCAAAGCCTTGCAAACTGGGATTAACGAGGCATTAGAAACCAGCAGTTTAACCGTCAATAAGAAGTTTTTTGAGCATCCTGACAAAGACTCCATTGTTGGCTCAGTAAAACCTGCTTTTGTCAAGTGGTTAAAGCAGTGTGGTTTGAGCGAAGCAGATGCCCAAGCGATTAGTGACCGACTGCCCATCTACTTTGCGGCGGCACTCCATGACGAGTGGGGCAGTCATGCGAAAGACTATGCTGTTCTCAAAGAAAAGCTAGATACTCCCTTTACGCAAGCCAATGAGCGAGTTCAATCATGGCTGCGGTATGCAACCTGGCTCCAAAAGCAGGTGGAAGAACCGATGTTTTTGGAAGCCTTTAGCCTGAAGCAGGTGTATGTGCCGTTACGGGCTTATTACAACCGCAAAGTTGAGGGACAGAAGGCTGAGGAGGTAGAAGAAAGACTCGCAGGCAGCAGGCAATCTGAGCGAGTGGCAGTTGACTTGGAGAAAGAATTAGAAACCTGGCTCAGTAAAGCAGTGCGAACTGATGCAATTCGCTTGATTAGTGGGGGGCCTGGTAGTGGCAAGTCGTCCTTTGCCAAAATGTTTGCCGCTAAGCTGGCAGCAAAGGGCACGATTTCAGTTCTATTTATTCCACTGCACCATTTTGAACCTTCCGACGATCTGATTGATGCGGTTGGCAAGTTTGTGCAGATGGATGGGATATTACCTCACAATCCGCTGGCTGCTGAGCATCGAGAATCTCGTCTATTGATTATCTTTGATGGCTTGGATGAGTTAGCAATGCAGGGGAAGATTGCCGAGAAAACAGCGCAAGATTTTGTGCGAGAGGTGCAGCGCAAAGTGGAGCGGTTTAACCAGCAGGAAACGTGCTTGCAGGTACTCATCGGGGGTCGAGAACTGGTGGTGCAGGCAAATGAAACTGACTTTCGCAAGGATGGACAAATCCTACACGTCCTGCCCTACTTCGTGCCTGAAGATGACCGGAAGAATTATGTGGATGCTAAAAAGCTACTGGAACAAGACCACCGGCAGCTTTGGTGGCAAAGCTATGGTGCAGTGAGTGGCAGTGGCTATACTGGCTTACCCACCGAGCTAGACCAGGGCAATTTGACGGAGATTACGGCTCAACCCCTGTTGAACTACCTAGTTGCCCTTAGTCTTAGACGGGGAGAACTGCAATTTTCGGAAGAAACCAACCTAAATGCGGTGTATGCTGACCTACTCAAAGCTATTTATGAGCGGGGTTGGGCAGGACATCAACACGCCGCCCTTCAGGGCATCGAGGAAAAAGATTTTGTTCGCATTCTAGAGGAGATTGCCCTGGCAGCTTGGCATGGGAATGGACGAACGACAACGGTACAAGAAATTGAGCTGCATTGTGACAATAGTAATCTCAAAAGCCTATTGAACCGATTTCAAGAGGGCTTTCGGGAAGATTCAAAGGCTAGCATTACTCGCCTGCTGACTGCCTTCTATTTCCGCCAGAGTGGACATGATCATGCTGGTAACAAGACCTTTGAGTTTACCCACAAGAGTTTTGGTGAGTATTTGGTAGCAAAGCGCGTTGTACGGGAAGTTCGGCTAATTTCTAAGAAATTAGAGGAGCGTCAGTACGACCCAGATGAAGGTTGGGATGAGCGTGATGCTTTATATCGCTGGGCATTGCTGTGTGGTCCCTCAAACATCGACGAATACTTGCTTGATTTCATCTTTGATGAAATGCAGTTGGAGAACAAATTAAATATAGAACAATGGCAAAAACTACTGTGCCGTTTAATTGGATTTATCCTAAAGCATGGTATGCCAATGGAGCGTATTTCTGGATATAATTTTTGGTATATTAATTTCATGGCACGCAATTCAGAAGAAGCTTTATTGTTTGTATTAAGTGCTTGTGCTTGTTTGACAAAATTAATTTCAAAAATTGAATATCCTAGTCCCTCTGCCTTTGGCTCATGGCTTTCAAGGCTTCATAGTCAAAGAGTAGAGGTAGATGCATTGTCTTTGAAGTGTTTAATGTTTCTTGATTTGCAAGGGTGCATTTTATATATGAAAGATCTGTTTCGTGCAAACTTAGAAGGTACAAATTTGAAAAAAGCAGAATTAGCACAAGCAATTCTTGTCGGCTCTAATTTAAAGCAGGTAATTCTAGAAAAAGCTAACCTTGTTAGAGCTAACCTTGAGCAAGCTAACCTAGAAAAAGCAAATCTTGAAGCTGCAAATTTTGAGCTAGCTAACTTGAATGAAGCAAACCTTAAGCGGGCTAGTTTGAAACGTGCAAACATTCAAGGAGTACGATTTTGGAAGGCAAATCTTGAAGAGGCAGATCTTAGAGAAGCAAATTTACAATATGCAAATCTTAGTGATGCCAACCTTTATAAAGCAGATTTACGTCTAGCTAATCTTAAAGAGGTTGATTTAGAGAATGCTAATCTTGAAGACGCTAGGTTAGAAGGGGCTAATCTTGAAAACGTAGATTTTAATGGCGCAAATCTTAAGGGAACAATACTTGAGGGCAAGGTGCTAATTAGCTTAAATGAGGAAATAGAGCCAGAGAGATCGTAA